A single genomic interval of Chloracidobacterium validum harbors:
- a CDS encoding QcrA and Rieske domain-containing protein, which yields MPDAQATSHPAEHDPVLADTGRRTFVALGIGALGACYAGLIGYPVYQYLATPARKAAAQGMVTQAVLDGADQLPPGSSLMFKFGTTPAMLIHHTDGTWVALGAVCTHLACTVSYEPEQSRIYCACHGGVYDPKTGNNVAGPPPKPLTRYNVEVQDGRILVTKA from the coding sequence ATGCCTGATGCTCAAGCCACTTCCCATCCTGCCGAACACGATCCGGTCCTGGCCGACACCGGCCGCCGAACCTTCGTTGCCCTTGGGATTGGCGCGCTCGGCGCGTGCTATGCCGGACTGATTGGCTATCCGGTCTATCAATATCTTGCTACGCCCGCCCGCAAAGCGGCAGCCCAGGGCATGGTGACGCAGGCCGTTCTGGACGGGGCCGATCAGCTCCCGCCAGGTTCGTCGCTGATGTTCAAGTTTGGCACGACGCCCGCCATGCTCATCCACCACACCGATGGGACTTGGGTGGCACTTGGAGCCGTGTGTACGCACCTGGCCTGCACGGTCAGTTACGAACCAGAACAATCGCGCATTTACTGCGCCTGTCACGGCGGCGTTTACGATCCCAAAACTGGGAACAACGTTGCCGGCCCGCCCCCCAAACCCCTGACCCGCTACAACGTGGAGGTGCAAGATGGACGCATCCTGGTCACGAAAGCCTGA
- a CDS encoding helix-turn-helix domain-containing protein gives MATLGQELKQQREARGKSLEEISRTTNIAVRLLHAIERDDYRELPGELYNRSFIRQLAQAVGYDEARALQLYERQSGSPHIPTDEEVSRAPEILPPPKTGNALLLTLSLAVVVVVAAGTSYAFPGWWQVFGGWFVSLKSAPSPQAPPAVEPTPPPTAPTEAPPPPMEGLTLELRATGKCWTRLQLDDSRPEEFVLLPDDVRLYRAKEKIVLSLGALQAVSVTVNGRALQLPSRDGITVKRAVITPDTLETGVVSGLTRASNLQ, from the coding sequence ATGGCAACGCTGGGACAGGAACTCAAGCAGCAGCGAGAGGCGCGTGGCAAGTCGCTTGAGGAAATATCACGGACGACAAACATCGCGGTTCGACTTTTGCACGCCATCGAACGTGATGACTACCGGGAACTGCCGGGCGAACTTTACAACCGCTCGTTCATTCGGCAGTTGGCGCAAGCCGTGGGCTACGATGAGGCGCGCGCGCTTCAGCTCTACGAACGGCAGTCAGGAAGCCCGCACATTCCCACCGATGAAGAAGTCAGTCGCGCGCCGGAGATACTCCCGCCGCCCAAGACCGGCAACGCCCTTCTGTTGACACTGAGCCTAGCCGTCGTGGTGGTCGTGGCGGCCGGCACGTCCTATGCCTTCCCCGGTTGGTGGCAGGTCTTTGGCGGTTGGTTTGTTTCGTTGAAATCCGCCCCGTCACCGCAAGCGCCGCCGGCGGTAGAGCCAACCCCCCCACCGACTGCGCCGACGGAGGCCCCGCCGCCGCCGATGGAAGGGTTGACCTTAGAACTACGCGCAACGGGCAAGTGCTGGACGCGCCTTCAGCTTGACGACAGCCGGCCGGAGGAGTTCGTGTTGCTGCCGGATGATGTTCGGCTTTACCGCGCAAAAGAGAAAATCGTCCTCTCCCTTGGCGCGCTTCAAGCCGTCTCGGTAACCGTCAACGGGCGCGCGCTCCAGTTGCCTTCGCGCGATGGCATCACGGTCAAGCGGGCCGTGATTACCCCTGATACGCTTGAAACCGGTGTGGTGAGCGGACTAACCCGGGCCAGTAACCTTCAATGA
- a CDS encoding nitrous oxide reductase accessory protein NosL, translating to MTHHAVEAKTRRQVLQSLLGLVGIAGVGCQNRPQSAPAAVEQRPPKTSQPPEVPSCPICGMPVLAEESENRFEATVPNQPPVQLCSALCAVVYTDRRPEVTRLDVVDYQHRTLVPAMTAFHLYASKLDVRAAMPPLTAAFAVRADAEAIYKRHGGRILTWDELRRAIRQTDNYKTSP from the coding sequence ATGACGCACCACGCTGTGGAAGCCAAAACCCGCCGCCAAGTCTTACAAAGCTTACTGGGATTGGTAGGCATTGCCGGCGTGGGCTGCCAGAACCGCCCGCAATCCGCGCCCGCCGCGGTAGAACAACGACCACCAAAGACTTCTCAACCACCCGAAGTTCCCTCGTGTCCGATTTGCGGCATGCCGGTTCTGGCGGAAGAAAGTGAAAATCGCTTTGAAGCGACCGTTCCTAACCAGCCGCCGGTGCAGCTTTGTTCTGCTCTGTGCGCCGTGGTGTACACCGACCGCCGCCCCGAAGTCACCCGGCTGGATGTGGTTGACTACCAGCACCGGACGCTTGTGCCAGCAATGACGGCCTTTCACCTGTATGCATCGAAACTCGACGTACGCGCCGCCATGCCCCCCCTCACAGCCGCTTTCGCCGTGCGCGCTGATGCGGAAGCAATCTACAAAAGACATGGTGGAAGAATCCTGACGTGGGATGAACTTCGCCGCGCGATTCGTCAAACGGACAACTACAAAACCTCTCCCTAG
- a CDS encoding cytochrome b has protein sequence MDASWSRKPDATRPRSLATAVYEWVDERLGLEEILALARKKTVPDHKHSFWYYWGGISLFFFFVQVFSGVLLLVYYRPGAEAYESVRQITYDVRFGWLIRSAHSWSANLMVLAVFVHMFSVYFMKAYRKPREFGWWSGMALLALTLLFGFSGYLLPMDDLAYFATKVGLEIPAALPIVGTLMTDIVRGGPEVTETTIQRFFALHVVILPLVYIPILAFHLWLVQKHGNALPPSEEAKPESERRSIPFFPDFFSLDLGMWLIALNVLSILASLYPWQLGPQADPLAPAPVGIHPEWYFMSQFQVLKVFGRWFPGAAGEALGISLFTLAIVIWAAIPLFDTRTAGGRRAQIATYFGYFALLGMIVFSIWGYFDLK, from the coding sequence ATGGACGCATCCTGGTCACGAAAGCCTGACGCGACGCGCCCACGCTCGCTCGCCACTGCCGTTTATGAGTGGGTGGATGAGCGGCTTGGTCTGGAAGAAATTCTAGCGCTTGCCCGGAAGAAAACGGTTCCCGACCACAAGCATTCGTTCTGGTACTACTGGGGTGGGATTTCGCTGTTTTTCTTCTTCGTGCAGGTTTTCAGCGGCGTGTTGTTGCTGGTGTATTACCGTCCCGGCGCAGAAGCCTATGAATCCGTTCGCCAAATCACGTATGACGTGCGGTTTGGCTGGCTCATTCGCTCGGCGCACTCGTGGTCGGCGAACCTGATGGTTCTAGCCGTTTTTGTCCATATGTTTTCGGTCTATTTCATGAAGGCCTACCGCAAGCCGCGTGAATTTGGCTGGTGGAGCGGCATGGCGCTGCTGGCGCTGACCCTGCTGTTTGGTTTTAGCGGCTATCTGTTGCCGATGGACGACCTGGCCTACTTTGCCACCAAGGTTGGTCTGGAAATTCCGGCGGCGCTCCCGATTGTTGGAACGCTGATGACCGACATCGTGCGGGGCGGGCCAGAAGTCACCGAAACCACGATTCAGCGCTTTTTTGCCCTGCACGTCGTCATTCTCCCCCTGGTTTACATTCCCATCCTGGCCTTTCACCTGTGGCTGGTCCAAAAGCACGGCAATGCGCTCCCGCCAAGCGAAGAAGCCAAACCGGAAAGCGAACGCCGCAGCATTCCCTTCTTTCCGGATTTCTTCTCGCTCGATCTGGGCATGTGGCTGATTGCCCTCAACGTGCTTTCAATTTTGGCGTCGTTGTACCCGTGGCAGCTTGGCCCACAGGCTGACCCACTGGCCCCGGCACCGGTCGGGATCCATCCAGAATGGTACTTCATGAGCCAGTTTCAGGTGCTCAAAGTCTTTGGGCGGTGGTTTCCAGGCGCAGCCGGCGAAGCCCTCGGTATCTCGCTCTTCACACTGGCCATTGTCATCTGGGCGGCCATTCCGCTGTTTGACACGCGCACAGCCGGCGGACGGCGCGCCCAAATCGCGACTTACTTTGGCTATTTCGCCCTGCTTGGGATGATTGTGTTCAGCATTTGGGGTTACTTCGACCTCAAATAG
- a CDS encoding alpha/beta hydrolase family protein: protein MTGLWGRGRQLATVCHRVVAFWLLGWLWSYGLPTAGGATSGVCHQDLSWLARYPVRYAAAPLQTPQGTVNAWLYQPEGLTDAPALVMVHGVHKDGGQEARLKNFAQALAAAGFTVLTPHVQSLADYRIEKSAIEVIGWSAQALQRRTGRRVGVMGLSFAGGLCLMAAADKRFAPAIGYILAVGAHADLGRVTRFLLTGEIATPNGETLKLQADPYGALLLAHTHAAVLFAPSDVEPARAALRSWLWGEPDRARRQAAKLSPAGQRLAQALFDGDYAAATPSLLRQLERRRSALREVSPQDALARIRCPVFLVHGARDAVVPPSETQWLAQGLGGRCRVLISRAVGHVEVNDSATPLEKLEVAQFLNDFLATARAIR from the coding sequence ATGACCGGCCTGTGGGGTAGGGGACGCCAACTTGCGACGGTCTGCCATCGGGTGGTCGCTTTTTGGCTTTTGGGTTGGCTGTGGAGCTACGGACTGCCGACCGCAGGTGGGGCGACATCGGGTGTTTGTCACCAGGATTTGTCTTGGCTGGCGCGCTATCCCGTGCGGTACGCCGCCGCGCCGCTCCAAACTCCACAGGGCACGGTCAACGCCTGGCTATATCAGCCGGAGGGACTTACCGACGCGCCGGCGTTGGTGATGGTGCATGGCGTTCACAAGGACGGCGGGCAGGAAGCGCGCCTGAAGAATTTTGCCCAGGCGCTGGCGGCTGCCGGTTTTACGGTTTTGACGCCCCATGTGCAGTCGCTTGCCGACTATCGGATTGAAAAAAGCGCGATTGAGGTGATTGGCTGGTCGGCCCAGGCGCTCCAGCGCCGAACAGGGCGACGGGTTGGCGTCATGGGGTTGTCCTTTGCCGGTGGCTTGTGTCTGATGGCGGCGGCTGACAAACGTTTTGCCCCTGCGATTGGCTACATTTTGGCGGTTGGGGCGCACGCTGACCTTGGGCGGGTGACGCGCTTTTTGCTCACTGGTGAGATTGCCACGCCGAATGGCGAGACGTTGAAGTTACAGGCCGACCCCTACGGCGCTTTGCTGCTGGCCCACACCCATGCCGCAGTCTTGTTTGCCCCATCAGATGTTGAGCCGGCCCGCGCGGCCCTGCGGTCTTGGCTGTGGGGTGAGCCTGACCGGGCGCGCCGGCAAGCCGCGAAGCTGTCTCCGGCCGGTCAGAGGTTGGCGCAGGCGTTGTTCGATGGCGATTATGCGGCGGCAACCCCAAGCTTGCTGCGCCAACTCGAGCGGCGACGGAGTGCGCTCCGCGAGGTTTCGCCGCAGGATGCGCTGGCGCGGATTCGCTGCCCAGTGTTCCTCGTCCATGGGGCGCGGGATGCCGTTGTGCCGCCATCCGAGACGCAGTGGCTAGCCCAGGGGCTTGGCGGCCGCTGCCGCGTCCTGATCAGCCGGGCGGTTGGTCACGTCGAAGTCAACGACAGCGCGACGCCCTTGGAAAAGCTAGAGGTCGCGCAGTTCCTGAATGATTTTTTGGCGACGGCGCGCGCCATTCGCTAG
- a CDS encoding DUF6079 family protein — translation MLQSIRAYFDYQPIDPLVNFLDANAERIIRSYHFTSELSRLTARLIEGVASLKSPAAARLIAGARGTGKSHTLAVVRALACTPKTRHTVANNPPLANAVKRLEGVTFLPVYISGKPLTEELTDFATLLRDALANIPESPIAFDDTQWFSAIEGNQICELLASRLFPGMAFLFVIDEISDALRMPRRALVQDTLDWLTKLAEKSRSLPFALLLALDSDVTAPHTGMAARLTADYQTDALTLDNLRRITDQAVFRKTPQQRAELTALYQETLKSLPRFHWSEEEFCSLYPIHPAVLEVAPGLSTYCDSFSLFSFINGIIGGALRRRPMQLISLDDLFDKYDFELKRHPTLARAVAMYDYLSTMRLPALSFEQRIPAKLLLKGLFLYSLIGRSVSADELTNAMMLGDIGYNQAALLLDDLHAHSEGQIIKDTSTAICRYSLTVLEQFDPEARLKVALAETPNDDTLDALLVTLGGSALFHDFPFTLDALLLSGAKTYRDEMTILWRNTGRRGIVSFGAPPEIFTNPPVGIERSGDPFTPATVIIPTGDEAETDAKPSVTYHWAEDLCEYDWQLCIGSSQSPLPPNTSTTTPSLLYWCPAPLSAEDTETLKSLWIAYTRGEDVFGDEISDRVAALETLNRAIFLKLYVEAGELVAANGERHKLTELFPDGLPRTLHDFLSTVIRKPLDLRFPAHPIFPAPLTERETKRLVLGLLGGLNPTDATVQEIAQRFAAPFHIVVERDGLYQLAMDRDEALGEPCISEVLRLVEAAGSEPVPVQVVYQTLRREPYGLLEPAQQIVMMALVAGWRIELMDVSGLRIFTAAELTQDVSFRQYGSVRRTAAITYASETLSEWCRLLTERFDLPDLATDRKQVRESLAQWHQKWLSYRLAERFESLPMEMLTTRTWQLIITCKRYFETTAAAVEAVLFERISLEMGLARIVDIFAANPTIYQRAVIDLRVLVEFLDWLPFYVKAKSYTLSALPVADADARNARRELGNFFEHPHRLLDEDKRIRFEQVFERFKKHYIEDCIMQDEQATKNIDLSLLTNFLASPVWRLFETLSRLVIADEQYARHARQILADIETRRRALHLREFLEHQPLVGGLIRRRALPPLPKQIDQLKAIVHQGIRHFRQCITQNRNLISQNLRTLGLPEADERLVTATLTAVASPTPSTDFVVAPEAMDHINAALLAGTPVTPVTTTLPLSPGESTTKADLAARIAEWMAGLPDESPITFDVQKRS, via the coding sequence ATGTTGCAAAGTATCCGCGCCTATTTTGACTATCAGCCGATTGATCCCCTGGTGAATTTTCTGGATGCCAATGCCGAGCGCATCATCCGGTCATATCACTTCACATCGGAACTCTCACGGCTGACGGCGCGGTTGATTGAGGGGGTTGCTTCGCTCAAAAGCCCGGCGGCGGCGCGGTTGATTGCCGGGGCGCGGGGCACCGGCAAGAGCCATACCCTGGCCGTGGTGCGGGCGCTGGCCTGCACGCCGAAGACCCGCCACACGGTGGCTAACAATCCACCGCTGGCCAATGCCGTCAAGCGGCTCGAAGGTGTCACGTTTCTTCCGGTGTATATCTCTGGAAAGCCACTGACCGAGGAACTCACGGATTTCGCCACACTGCTGCGCGACGCCCTGGCCAACATCCCGGAATCGCCCATCGCCTTTGACGACACGCAATGGTTTTCAGCCATCGAGGGCAACCAAATCTGCGAGCTACTGGCCAGTCGGTTATTTCCGGGCATGGCCTTCTTGTTTGTCATTGATGAAATCTCAGATGCGCTGCGCATGCCACGGCGCGCCCTGGTGCAAGATACGCTCGATTGGTTGACGAAGCTGGCGGAGAAATCGCGGAGTCTGCCGTTTGCCCTGCTCCTGGCGCTGGATAGCGACGTTACTGCGCCCCATACAGGCATGGCCGCGCGGTTGACGGCGGACTATCAAACTGACGCCCTCACCCTTGACAATCTGCGCCGGATAACCGACCAGGCCGTCTTTCGCAAAACCCCACAGCAACGGGCCGAACTGACGGCGCTTTACCAGGAAACGCTCAAGTCACTCCCGCGCTTTCACTGGAGCGAAGAAGAGTTTTGCAGCCTCTACCCGATTCATCCTGCCGTCCTGGAAGTCGCGCCGGGACTCTCAACCTACTGTGACAGCTTTTCACTCTTCAGCTTCATCAACGGCATTATCGGGGGTGCGCTGCGCCGCCGCCCCATGCAGCTCATCTCGCTGGATGACCTGTTTGACAAGTATGACTTTGAACTGAAACGCCACCCGACCCTGGCCCGCGCCGTTGCGATGTATGACTATCTTTCAACGATGCGGCTTCCGGCACTGAGCTTCGAGCAGCGCATCCCGGCCAAGCTGCTCCTCAAGGGGCTGTTTCTGTACTCGCTGATTGGGCGGTCAGTCAGCGCCGATGAGCTTACCAACGCCATGATGCTGGGCGATATTGGCTATAACCAGGCAGCGTTGTTGCTTGACGACCTGCACGCCCACAGCGAAGGACAAATCATCAAAGACACGAGCACAGCTATTTGCCGCTACAGTCTCACGGTGCTAGAGCAGTTTGACCCAGAAGCCCGCCTCAAGGTCGCGCTGGCCGAAACACCCAATGACGATACGCTTGACGCGCTCCTGGTTACACTGGGCGGCAGCGCCCTCTTTCACGACTTTCCCTTTACGCTCGACGCCCTGCTCCTCAGCGGCGCGAAAACCTACCGGGATGAAATGACTATCCTTTGGCGAAATACCGGACGGCGGGGCATCGTCAGCTTTGGCGCACCCCCAGAAATCTTTACCAATCCACCGGTCGGTATTGAACGCAGCGGCGACCCTTTCACGCCGGCAACGGTCATTATTCCAACGGGTGACGAAGCCGAGACAGACGCCAAGCCATCCGTGACCTACCACTGGGCTGAAGACCTTTGTGAATACGACTGGCAGCTCTGCATTGGCAGCAGTCAGTCGCCCCTGCCTCCCAACACAAGCACCACGACGCCGAGCTTGCTTTACTGGTGTCCGGCACCCCTCAGCGCCGAGGACACCGAAACCCTCAAGTCGCTCTGGATTGCTTACACCCGCGGGGAAGACGTGTTTGGGGATGAAATCTCAGACCGGGTCGCTGCGCTCGAAACGCTCAACCGTGCCATTTTCTTGAAACTGTATGTCGAAGCTGGCGAACTGGTCGCCGCTAACGGTGAGCGCCACAAGCTCACCGAACTGTTTCCAGACGGACTACCGCGCACCCTGCATGACTTTCTGAGTACTGTGATTCGCAAGCCGCTCGACCTCAGGTTTCCGGCGCACCCCATCTTCCCGGCGCCGCTGACCGAGCGGGAAACCAAGCGCCTGGTGCTTGGCTTGCTTGGCGGCCTCAATCCAACCGACGCGACGGTGCAGGAAATCGCACAGCGCTTCGCGGCTCCGTTCCATATCGTCGTCGAGCGGGATGGACTGTACCAACTGGCCATGGACCGCGACGAGGCGCTGGGCGAACCCTGCATCAGCGAGGTGCTGCGCTTGGTCGAAGCAGCCGGGTCAGAACCGGTGCCGGTTCAAGTTGTTTACCAGACGCTGCGCCGCGAGCCGTATGGACTCCTCGAACCGGCGCAGCAAATCGTCATGATGGCTCTGGTTGCCGGTTGGCGCATCGAGTTGATGGATGTGTCGGGGCTGCGTATTTTCACCGCCGCCGAACTGACCCAGGATGTGAGCTTTCGGCAGTATGGTTCGGTCCGGCGCACGGCCGCCATTACCTATGCTTCGGAAACACTTTCCGAATGGTGTCGGTTGCTGACGGAGCGTTTTGACCTTCCTGACCTGGCCACCGACCGGAAGCAGGTGCGTGAGAGCCTGGCCCAGTGGCATCAGAAATGGTTGAGTTACCGCCTTGCCGAACGCTTCGAGTCGTTGCCGATGGAGATGCTGACGACTCGCACCTGGCAGCTCATCATCACCTGCAAGCGCTACTTTGAAACCACTGCCGCCGCCGTTGAAGCCGTCCTGTTTGAGCGCATTTCCCTTGAAATGGGTCTGGCCCGCATCGTGGATATTTTTGCCGCCAACCCGACCATTTACCAGCGCGCAGTCATTGACTTGCGGGTTCTGGTCGAGTTTCTCGACTGGCTGCCGTTCTATGTCAAGGCGAAATCCTACACGTTGAGCGCGCTGCCCGTTGCCGACGCCGATGCCCGCAACGCGCGCCGGGAACTCGGAAACTTCTTTGAGCACCCGCACCGCCTGCTCGATGAAGACAAGCGCATCCGCTTCGAGCAAGTCTTTGAACGCTTCAAAAAGCACTACATCGAAGATTGCATTATGCAGGACGAACAAGCGACGAAAAACATTGACCTATCGTTGCTCACGAACTTCCTGGCCAGTCCGGTGTGGCGACTCTTTGAAACGCTATCCCGACTGGTGATCGCCGACGAGCAGTATGCCCGCCACGCCAGGCAAATTCTCGCCGACATTGAAACCCGGCGGCGAGCGCTTCATCTGCGTGAGTTCCTCGAACATCAACCGCTCGTCGGTGGCTTGATACGGCGGCGCGCACTCCCGCCGTTGCCCAAGCAAATTGACCAACTCAAAGCCATCGTTCACCAGGGAATTCGGCACTTCCGGCAGTGCATTACGCAAAACCGCAACCTCATCAGCCAAAACTTGCGGACGCTCGGACTCCCTGAAGCCGATGAGCGACTCGTGACCGCCACCCTCACGGCGGTGGCTTCTCCAACGCCATCCACGGATTTCGTGGTTGCGCCGGAAGCGATGGACCACATCAACGCCGCCCTCCTAGCTGGCACCCCGGTGACGCCAGTGACAACGACCCTGCCACTCTCACCTGGTGAGTCCACCACCAAGGCTGACCTGGCCGCGCGGATTGCCGAATGGATGGCCGGGCTGCCAGATGAGTCGCCCATCACCTTTGACGTTCAGAAACGAAGCTAA
- the lptE gene encoding LPS assembly lipoprotein LptE produces MPKLTGCASSLARPGVRRRAALLFWFSLVACLGAGPCGYRRLDTSGAFPPDVRTLAIQPFTNQTLRYRIEQRFTQAVAEEILRRRLPVALVNDPARADAVLSGDIKAVTTGQALVDNRGTVRLFQIAIRSGVTLRDQTRNRVLFDNPNLEFRGEYEFSSDPRSFFNEEDPAVDRLARDFARSVVTTMLERF; encoded by the coding sequence ATGCCAAAGCTGACTGGTTGCGCGTCCAGTCTGGCGCGCCCCGGCGTCCGACGGCGCGCGGCTCTGTTGTTCTGGTTTTCGCTCGTGGCTTGCCTTGGCGCCGGGCCGTGCGGATACCGTCGGCTCGACACCAGCGGAGCATTCCCGCCAGACGTCAGAACACTGGCGATCCAGCCCTTCACCAATCAAACCCTGCGCTACCGAATCGAGCAGCGATTTACTCAAGCTGTGGCTGAAGAAATCCTGCGCCGCCGGCTGCCGGTCGCCCTGGTCAACGATCCGGCACGGGCGGATGCCGTGCTCTCCGGCGACATCAAAGCCGTGACCACGGGGCAGGCACTCGTTGATAATCGCGGCACGGTGCGACTGTTTCAGATTGCCATTCGCTCCGGCGTCACGCTGCGCGACCAAACCCGCAACCGCGTGTTGTTTGACAACCCTAACCTTGAATTTCGTGGTGAATACGAGTTTTCATCCGACCCGCGCTCCTTCTTCAACGAAGAAGATCCGGCCGTTGACCGTCTTGCCCGCGACTTTGCCCGGAGCGTCGTGACGACGATGCTTGAACGGTTTTGA
- a CDS encoding ArsR/SmtB family transcription factor, whose amino-acid sequence MPNAPHRLSDEALELIAARFRVLAEPTRLKLLNLLRERGEMSVGEIVAETGYGQANVSKHLIVLLEAGMVARRREGTSVYYRIADHSIFALCELICAGLEAQLQARQAALLG is encoded by the coding sequence ATGCCGAATGCGCCACACCGCCTAAGCGATGAAGCCCTGGAGCTGATAGCTGCCCGTTTTCGGGTCTTGGCCGAGCCGACGCGCCTCAAGCTCCTCAACTTGTTGCGTGAGCGTGGTGAAATGAGCGTTGGCGAAATTGTCGCCGAAACGGGCTACGGTCAGGCCAACGTGTCAAAGCATCTCATCGTTTTGCTCGAAGCCGGGATGGTGGCACGGCGGCGGGAAGGAACAAGCGTCTATTACCGGATCGCCGACCACAGCATTTTCGCGTTGTGCGAACTGATTTGTGCCGGCCTCGAGGCCCAGTTACAAGCGCGTCAAGCCGCGCTGCTCGGATGA
- a CDS encoding cytochrome ubiquinol oxidase subunit I, whose product MNYPFWDVPLLGSGWIIGLIAIFHVMISHFAVGGGFYLPMAEAKAIREGREDWLRAIRGHARFFIILTGVFGAVSGVGIWFAIGLAHPESTSTLIHNFVFGWAIEWVFFIVELTAAAVYYYGWDVLPRRIHLIVGWIYAFCAWMSLVIINGILTFMLTPGASWLGAAGTGQEATYFWQAFFNPTYFPSLVLRTLVCISMAGVYALITASRIDPLAEPQLKDELIRWSAKWLLPSFILVPIGFFWYLASVPESQRALLNLGISTIGQGTFTQVTRAATVVVMTSATILAFVYFSAWRNSRHFNLGRALCVLFLAFAATASAEHSREMLRKPFVVGEHMYSNGIRKQEVEKFNREGYLANSMWLQTDTPPVSLRRVALSERVEPDVTANLARGELMFRGQCLACHTVDGYRPIARLLQGRDRQSIGSFLKTLHENKPDSPYRSYMPPLVGTPDEVEALTDYLDALINHNVKSRPSQLAQAGKPSF is encoded by the coding sequence ATGAACTATCCATTTTGGGATGTGCCGCTGCTCGGTAGTGGCTGGATCATCGGGTTGATTGCGATTTTCCACGTCATGATTTCGCACTTTGCCGTCGGCGGTGGGTTTTACCTGCCGATGGCTGAAGCCAAAGCAATCCGGGAAGGTCGGGAAGACTGGCTGCGGGCCATCCGTGGCCATGCTCGCTTCTTCATCATTCTGACCGGTGTCTTTGGCGCAGTGTCAGGCGTTGGCATCTGGTTTGCCATCGGGCTGGCGCACCCGGAATCCACCAGTACGCTCATCCACAACTTTGTCTTTGGATGGGCCATTGAGTGGGTGTTCTTTATCGTCGAACTCACGGCAGCGGCCGTGTATTACTATGGCTGGGACGTGCTGCCCCGGCGGATCCACCTTATCGTTGGATGGATTTATGCTTTCTGCGCGTGGATGAGCCTGGTCATCATCAACGGCATTCTGACCTTCATGCTCACGCCGGGCGCAAGCTGGCTTGGCGCGGCCGGGACAGGACAGGAAGCCACCTACTTCTGGCAGGCATTCTTCAATCCGACCTACTTCCCTAGCCTGGTCTTGCGGACGCTGGTGTGCATTTCGATGGCCGGCGTCTATGCCCTCATCACCGCCAGTCGGATTGATCCGCTCGCCGAGCCACAGCTCAAGGACGAACTCATCCGCTGGTCGGCAAAGTGGTTGCTGCCGTCGTTCATCCTCGTCCCGATTGGCTTTTTCTGGTACTTGGCGAGCGTTCCCGAATCACAGCGCGCGCTGCTCAATTTAGGTATCTCAACGATTGGGCAGGGGACATTCACGCAGGTTACCCGCGCGGCCACGGTCGTGGTCATGACCTCAGCCACGATTTTGGCTTTTGTTTATTTCTCGGCCTGGCGCAACTCGCGGCATTTCAACCTTGGACGGGCGCTGTGCGTGTTGTTTCTAGCCTTTGCCGCTACCGCTTCGGCGGAACATTCACGTGAAATGCTGCGGAAGCCGTTCGTTGTCGGCGAGCACATGTACTCCAACGGCATTCGCAAGCAGGAGGTCGAAAAGTTCAATCGTGAGGGCTACCTGGCCAACTCGATGTGGTTGCAGACAGACACGCCGCCAGTTTCGCTCCGCCGGGTTGCCCTTAGTGAACGGGTTGAACCGGATGTCACGGCCAACTTGGCGCGTGGCGAGTTGATGTTCCGCGGGCAGTGCCTGGCCTGCCATACGGTGGACGGCTACCGCCCCATCGCGCGCTTGCTCCAGGGACGTGACCGCCAGTCCATCGGGTCGTTCTTGAAAACACTGCACGAGAACAAACCAGACTCACCCTATCGCAGCTACATGCCGCCGCTGGTGGGAACGCCGGACGAAGTCGAGGCACTGACCGACTACCTGGACGCCCTCATCAATCACAACGTCAAATCACGGCCCAGCCAGCTTGCTCAGGCTGGGAAGCCAAGTTTCTGA
- a CDS encoding Maf family protein → MKLILASASPRRIELLTLAGYAFDVQATDTDETQLPQEAPEAYVRRVALAKAQSVVTCEPALILGADTTVVLDGECLGKPGDAEAATHMLHRLSGRSHEVLTGVAIRRSTDAVCRVTHERTLVTFDDLPAAWIADYVASGEPFGKAGAYAIQGRAGTRITRIEGNYHNVVGLPMASVIRLLDELRLLDEPRS, encoded by the coding sequence ATGAAACTCATTCTCGCCTCGGCTTCGCCGCGCCGCATCGAACTCCTGACCCTGGCCGGTTACGCCTTTGACGTTCAAGCGACCGATACTGACGAGACCCAACTTCCCCAGGAAGCGCCGGAGGCGTACGTCCGGCGCGTTGCGCTGGCCAAGGCCCAGTCAGTCGTCACCTGCGAACCGGCCCTCATTCTCGGCGCAGACACCACGGTGGTGCTCGACGGCGAGTGCCTTGGCAAACCGGGCGACGCTGAAGCCGCCACCCACATGCTCCACCGCCTTAGCGGTCGCTCCCATGAGGTATTGACCGGCGTGGCCATTCGTCGCTCCACGGACGCTGTGTGCCGGGTGACGCACGAGCGAACGCTGGTGACCTTTGACGACCTACCAGCAGCCTGGATCGCGGACTACGTCGCCTCCGGCGAGCCATTCGGCAAAGCCGGAGCTTACGCCATCCAGGGGCGGGCCGGAACGCGCATCACGCGCATCGAGGGCAACTACCACAACGTCGTCGGTTTGCCGATGGCGAGCGTCATCCGCCTGCTCGACGAGCTTCGTCTGCTTGACGAGCCTCGTAGCTGA